Within Pseudomonas brassicacearum, the genomic segment ACAAGGAGCTGCGATCGATGGTGAACGGTTCCAGGCCCGACAGGCGGCAGGCCCGTGGGATCTCTGGAATCTGCCGCGGCGCATAGCCGGCCACGGCCTTGGCGATGGCTTCGATGTGCGCCGGGGTGGTGCCGCAGCAGCCGCCGACAATGTTCAGGAAGCCGCTCTGGGCGAACTCTTCGATGACCTTGGCCGTTTCGGCTGGCAGTTCGTCGTACTCACCGAATTCGTTGGGCAAGCCGGCGTTGGGGTGAGCCGAGACGTGGGTGCTGGCCTTGTTCGACAGCTCCTCCAGGTATGGGCGCAATTCGCTGGCGCCCAGGGCGCAGTTCAAGCCCACGGAGATCGGCTTGGCGTGGGCCACGGAGTTCCAGAAGGCTTCGGTGGTCTGGCCCGAGAGGGTGCGGCCGGAGGCGTCGGTGATGGTGCCGGAGATCATGATTGGCAGTTCGACGCCCAGTTCTTCGTAGACGCCTTGCACGGCAAAGATCGCCGCCTTGGCGTTCAGTGTGTCGAAAATGGTTTCGATCAGGATCAGGTCGGCGCCGCCTTCGATCAGGCCCTTGGTGGCCTCGGTGTAGTTCTCCACCAGTTCGTCGAAGGTCACGTTGCGGTAGCCGGGGTTGTTCACATCCGGTGACAGCGAGCAGGTGCGGCTGGTCGGGCCGAGCACACCGGCGACGAAGCGCGGCTTGTCCGGGGTTTCCAGGGTCTTGGCGTCGGCCACCTTGCGGGCCAGGCGCGCGCCTTCCAGGTTCAGCTCGTAGGCCAGGCCTTGCATGCCGTAGTCGGCCTGGGACACCTGGGTGGCGTTGAAGGTGTTGGTCTCCAGGATGTCGGCGCCGGCATCCAGGTAGGCTTTTTCAATGGCACCGATCACGTCGGGGCGGCTGAGCACCAGCAAGTCGTTGTTGCCCTTGACGTCGCTCGGCCAGTCGGCGAAGCGCTTGCCACGGTAGTCCTGTTCTTCCAGCTTGTAGCTCTGGATCATCGTGCCCATGCCGCCGTCGAGGATCAGTATGCGTTCCTTGAGGGCTTGCTGGAGAAGATAAAGGCGAGCGCTGCGATCGGACATAGGACTACCTGGAAAAAAGACCATTACGAAGGCCGGGATGATAGCAAACCTGTACAGGATTTGATCATGATGGGCTTTTGCATGAATATCGCTCATGTTTGCAAGGCGATGCTGGCCCGGTAGAATCGGCGGATTATCTCTTAGGGACCGAGACATGCCGTACCGCGTCTTATTCGGCAGTCTGTTGCTGCTGTTGTGTTTCACCGCAGCCGCCGGGAGTCCCGCTCCCGCGATCTCCTACACTCGCGATATCCAGCCGATCTTCACGGAAAAATGCGTGGCCTGTCATGCCTGCTACGACTCCGCCTGCCAGTTGAACCTGGGCAGCGGCGAAGGCGCGGCACGGGGAGCGAGCAAGTTGTCGGTGTACGACGGCGAGCGACGCCAGGCGGCCGATCCGACCCGCTTGTTCTATGACGCCTCCGGCCAGCGCGCCTGGCAGCGCAAGGGCTTCTATTCGGTGCTTGACGCCCAAGGCAGCCAGGCTGCCCTGATGGCGCGCATGCTCGAGTTGGGTCACCGCACGCCGCTGCAGCCCAACGCCAAGTTGCCGGAAGAGATCGTGCTGGGCCTCAATCGTGAAAACAGCTGCGCGATGCCGGATCAGTTCAACGAGTACGCAGGTGTCCATCCCAAGGAAGGCATGCCCCTGGCCGTTACCGGGCTGACCGACCAGCAATACCAGACCCTGCAACGCTGGCTGGCCGCAGGCGCCCCCATCGATCAGCAGGCCCTGGCCCCGAGCGCCGCCGAAGCCTTGCAGGTGGTGCAATGGGAAAACCTGCTCAATGCCCCTGGCGCCCGGGAAAGCCTGGTGGGCCGCTGGTTGTTCGAGCATTGGTTCCTGGCGCACCTCTATTTCAAGGACGGCGAGCCGGGGCATTTTTTTCAGTGGGTCCGTTCGCGCACGCCTACCGGCCAGCCGATCGACCTGATCAATACCCGCCGTCCGAACGATGACCCCGGCACCCGCATCTATTACCGGCTCTGGCCGGTGCAAGGGGTGATCGTGCACAAGACCCACATCACCTACGGCTTGAGCGCGGCGAAGATGGCGCGCATCAGGAGCCTGTTCTACAGCGGCAAATGGCAGGTTTCGGCGTTGCCGGGCTACGGTCCGGAGCGCCGGGCCAACCCATTTTCCACCTTCGAAGCGATCCCGGCCCAGGCTCGCTATCAGTTCATGCTCGATAACGCCGAATATTTCGTGCGCACGTTCATTCGCGGGCCGGTGTGCCGGGGCCAGATCGCCACGGACGTGATCCGCGATAATTTCTGGGCATTGTTCCAGGCCCCCGAACATGACTTGTACATCACTGACCCGAACTACCGCGGCCAGGCCACGCCGCTGCTGGCGATGCCGGGCCAGAACGACGATGTGGGCAGCGTCGTCAGCCTGTGGCTCGATTACCGGGACAAGCGCAACGAGTATGAGGCCTTGCGCCGCGACGCCTATGCCGATGTGCCGGCGCCGAGCTGGTCGACGCTGTGGGCCGGAAATGACAATGCATTGCTGAGCATTTTCCGGCATTTCGACAGTGCCTCGGTCAACAAGGGCCTGATCGGCGAAGTGCCGCAGACGATGTGGCTATTCGACTTCCCGTTGCTGGAACGCACTTATTACCAACTGGCGGTAAACTTCGATGTATTCGGCAACGTGTCCCACCAGGCCCAGACCCGGCTGTATTTCGACCTGATCCGCAACGGTGCGGAGCAGAACTTCCTGCGCCTGATGCCGGCCGACTCCCGGGAAGGCTACCTTGACGACTGGTACCAGGCCGGCGGCAAATTCAAGATGTGGCTCGATTACGAAGCCATCGACGATGACAAGCCCACCGCCCTCAAGCTTGACGAGCGCGACCCCAAGGGCGATTTCACCATGCAGTTGCTGGCCCGTTATGGCGAGCTCAATGCGTTCCCCGACCCCATCAATCGCTGCGACGGTGCCTACTGCTCGCGCCCGAACATCGATCCGGCGCTGCAAAACGCCGAACAGGCCCTCAGTCGCCTGGTGTCACGCCCGGCGGCGGGGCTCAAGGTGATTGACCAACTGCCGGAAGCGACCCTGTTGCGCATCGAAACCGCCAGCGGTCATCGGGAGGTCTACAGCCTGCTGCGCAACCGAGCCCACAGTAACGTGGCGTTCCTGCTGGGCGAAGAAGCGCGCTACCAGCCGGGGCTGGACACACTGACGGTCTACCCGGGTGTGCTCAGCAGCTATCCGAACTTCATGTTCAACATTCCGGCCGGGCAAGTGCCGGCGTTCGTCGAGGCCATGCAAGGCGCCCAGGATGCACCGGCGTTCGAGCGGATTGTCGAGCGCTGGGGCATTCGTCGCAGTCACCCGCAGTTCTGGTACTACTTCCATGACCTGAGCCAGTACATCCAGGAGACTGAGCCTGTGGAAAGCGGTGTGCTGGACATGAATCGCTACCAGAACCTCTGATCGACAGCCCCGGTGGCAAACTCCGTGCCGCCGGGCGCTTTCCCGACAAAAATACTAGGACTTTGTCCGGCGCGATGATTGGCGTAAACTGCCGGCAAGCCTGCGAGGAGTTTCCATGACCGCCATTACCATTACCGATGCCGCCCACGATTACCTGGCCGACCTGCTGTCCAAGCAGAACACGCCGGGTATCGGGATCCGCATCTTCATCACCCAGCCCGGCACCCAGTACGCTGAGACGTGCATTGCCTACTGCAAGCCGGGGGAAGAAAAATCCGAAGACACCGCGCTGGGGCTCAAGAGCTTCACCGCGTACATCGACTCGTTCAGCGAAGCCTTCCTGGACGATGCGGTGGTCGACTACGCCACTGACCGCATGGGCGGCCAATTGACCATCAAGGCGCCCAACGCCAAGGTGCCGATGGTCAATGCCGACAGCCCGGTCAACGAGCGCATCAATTACTACCTGCAAACCGAAATCAACCCGGGGCTGGCCAGCCACGGCGGCCAGGTTTCGCTGATCGACGTGGTGGAAGACGGCATCGCCGTGCTCCAGTTCGGCGGCGGCTGCCAGGGCTGCGGCCAGGCTGACGTGACCTTGAAGGAAGGCATCGAGCGCACCTTGCTCGAGCGCATTCCGGAGCTCAAGGGCGTACGCGACGTGACCGACCACACGCAGAAAGAAAACGCCTACTACTGATTGTGGCGAGGGGACTTGGCAAAACGTCACCCGCCCTGTAGGAACTGCCGAAGGCTGCGATCTTTTGATCTTTTGATCTTTCGCTTGAGACCCAAGTGTCAGAGCAAAGATCGCAGCCTCGCTTCGCTCGGCAGCTCCTACAGCAGGGGCAGGTTGGGTCTTGCTGAGCTTCAGGGCCTGTAGAGATGCGCATGCCCGGCGCGGTAAAG encodes:
- a CDS encoding fatty acid cis/trans isomerase; this encodes MPYRVLFGSLLLLLCFTAAAGSPAPAISYTRDIQPIFTEKCVACHACYDSACQLNLGSGEGAARGASKLSVYDGERRQAADPTRLFYDASGQRAWQRKGFYSVLDAQGSQAALMARMLELGHRTPLQPNAKLPEEIVLGLNRENSCAMPDQFNEYAGVHPKEGMPLAVTGLTDQQYQTLQRWLAAGAPIDQQALAPSAAEALQVVQWENLLNAPGARESLVGRWLFEHWFLAHLYFKDGEPGHFFQWVRSRTPTGQPIDLINTRRPNDDPGTRIYYRLWPVQGVIVHKTHITYGLSAAKMARIRSLFYSGKWQVSALPGYGPERRANPFSTFEAIPAQARYQFMLDNAEYFVRTFIRGPVCRGQIATDVIRDNFWALFQAPEHDLYITDPNYRGQATPLLAMPGQNDDVGSVVSLWLDYRDKRNEYEALRRDAYADVPAPSWSTLWAGNDNALLSIFRHFDSASVNKGLIGEVPQTMWLFDFPLLERTYYQLAVNFDVFGNVSHQAQTRLYFDLIRNGAEQNFLRLMPADSREGYLDDWYQAGGKFKMWLDYEAIDDDKPTALKLDERDPKGDFTMQLLARYGELNAFPDPINRCDGAYCSRPNIDPALQNAEQALSRLVSRPAAGLKVIDQLPEATLLRIETASGHREVYSLLRNRAHSNVAFLLGEEARYQPGLDTLTVYPGVLSSYPNFMFNIPAGQVPAFVEAMQGAQDAPAFERIVERWGIRRSHPQFWYYFHDLSQYIQETEPVESGVLDMNRYQNL
- the nfuA gene encoding Fe-S biogenesis protein NfuA: MTAITITDAAHDYLADLLSKQNTPGIGIRIFITQPGTQYAETCIAYCKPGEEKSEDTALGLKSFTAYIDSFSEAFLDDAVVDYATDRMGGQLTIKAPNAKVPMVNADSPVNERINYYLQTEINPGLASHGGQVSLIDVVEDGIAVLQFGGGCQGCGQADVTLKEGIERTLLERIPELKGVRDVTDHTQKENAYY